A window of Ardenticatena maritima contains these coding sequences:
- a CDS encoding type II secretion system F family protein, whose translation MTPLVAAGLVGLSILLLFIGLAQVLSAPAEIVDDRLQRYAHRESGQFEFLDIIDDESDSGGSFLDELAEEQARRSGLLVELARADLKLTPREWFTFNFLVVLLMGLVGWLLFRNIVLAVGSAIVGIFLPRIWLRMRQQRRLNKFNQMLPDAIGLLANSLRAGYSLLQSMEVLSREMPDPIGAEFRVVIREVGLGLTEEQALKNLLERVPSDDLDMMITAINVQKEVGGNLAEILDILAYTIRERVRIQGEIRVLTSQQRLAGWVLTFVPVALFLFMFMVNREYVSLLYTTTCGWIMLVTAIFLIIAGNFAIRKIIAIEV comes from the coding sequence ATGACACCGTTGGTGGCTGCGGGGCTTGTCGGGCTCAGTATTTTGCTTCTCTTTATCGGGTTAGCGCAAGTATTGAGCGCCCCTGCCGAAATTGTCGACGATCGTTTGCAGCGATATGCACACCGCGAAAGTGGGCAGTTCGAGTTCCTCGATATCATTGACGACGAGTCAGATTCTGGCGGTAGTTTTCTTGATGAATTAGCTGAAGAACAAGCGCGCCGTAGTGGTCTCTTGGTTGAGTTAGCACGCGCTGATTTGAAATTAACGCCGCGTGAATGGTTTACCTTCAACTTTCTCGTTGTCCTTCTGATGGGATTGGTGGGATGGCTGTTGTTCCGGAATATCGTTCTGGCGGTGGGGTCTGCTATTGTCGGGATTTTCCTGCCGCGCATTTGGTTGCGTATGCGCCAACAGCGCCGTCTCAACAAGTTCAACCAGATGCTGCCGGATGCCATTGGGTTGTTGGCAAACTCGCTTCGTGCTGGGTATAGCTTGTTGCAAAGTATGGAAGTTCTTTCACGTGAAATGCCCGACCCTATTGGCGCTGAGTTTCGCGTTGTGATTCGTGAAGTGGGATTGGGACTGACGGAAGAGCAGGCGCTGAAAAACTTGCTTGAACGTGTTCCTAGTGATGACCTTGACATGATGATTACCGCTATCAATGTTCAAAAAGAGGTTGGTGGGAACCTGGCGGAGATTCTGGATATTTTAGCCTATACGATCCGCGAACGTGTGCGTATTCAAGGCGAAATCCGGGTGTTAACATCGCAACAGCGGTTGGCCGGCTGGGTGTTGACCTTTGTGCCGGTCGCGCTCTTTTTGTTCATGTTTATGGTCAACCGCGAATATGTCTCGCTGCTGTACACAACAACGTGTGGTTGGATTATGCTTGTGACGGCAATCTTCCTCATCATCGCAGGGAATTTTGCCATTCGCAAGATTATCGCGATTGAGGTGTAG